GTGCGGGGCCGGGTTCGGTTTGGGAGGGTGGGGCTGCGGGTCGCGGCGGCTGGGGTGGGGTTCTTTGGGATTCCTATGGTGGTGGGGGAGTGGGCGCGGGTTGGTGTGCCGGAGATCAGCCGGTCGGCGTTGTTTGCCATGGTTCCTGTGGTTGTGGTGATGGTGGTTGCGGCGGGGGATGAGGAGCGTGGGGTTCGGCGGTTTCTGGTTCCGGCCCTGGTGGGACTGGGTGGGCTTTTGTTGCTGCTACCGCTGGAGTTTTCGGGGTCGCTTCGCGGGCGGTTGATGCAGGGTGCGGTGTGCCTTGCGGTGGTTGGGGTTGGGTTGTCGAGTGTGTGGCTGTATCGTCTGTTGCGGGGGATGGCTCTGGCGGAGGCGCTTGCGGTTGTTTGTCTCAGCAACGCTTTGTTTCTGCTGGTTTGTAGTGCGGTTCGGGAGGAGTTCGTCTGGCGGTGGAGCGGGCTGGCTTCGGTGGTGTCGCTTTCGTCGTTAGTCGATGTGGCGGAGGTGGTGTTGCTGGTGTGGCTGCTGCGGGAGATGATGCCGGTGCGGTTTGCTGCTCGATACCTGGTGATTCCGCTGCTGACTTTGCTGGAGAGTTATGCGCTGATGCGGCCTGAGCTGACGGTGAGGGTGGTCAGCGGAGTGGTGCTGCTTGCGGCTGGTGCGGGGATGCTTCTGGCCTTGAAGATGGGCGAAGAAGAGACGATGCTGTCTCTTCGTTGATACTTTTCTGTGCAGACTTCTGCGCGGTACACTTTGGGGAATGGCTGCTTCCATGTACATTGTGGTCGAGGGCGAAGACCCTGGGTTCGATATCTTCGTAAACGGGCGATCGCTGGCGCGGCATGAGGATGCGCTGGAGCGGCTGGCTCTCCGGCTTGGGGTTCGACCGCTGATTGAGTTTTTTTCGGCAGATGAGAATTCGATGTCGCTTCTGATTGAGGAGGGCGCGGGGAACCAGGAGCTGTTGCGCCGGCTGCCCCCGCCGCAGTGGTACTCCCCCGCAGACGGGCTGAAGACGGTGTGCGCGTTGTTGAGAACGCTGGAGGCTGATCCGCAACAGCTCGGAACCGAGGGGGAGCAGGTGCTCTCGGAGTTATTGGAGTATGCTCATGTGCTTGAAAAGACCATGGACAGGAAGATGCGGTGGCATCTGGCGGTTAGCTGGCGGTAACTCGACCACGAAATCATTGCTTCGAGGTAGAACTACCAGCCGCCGCTTGCTCAATGAGTGAAGCAACCGCGTCGGGCCGTGAGACGTAGACGGAGTGGCTTCCCTTGACCTCAACAACCTTTGAGCCGGCTCGTTTCGACATGGCTCGCTGAGCGTCAGGCGGGATCATCCGATCGTCAGTGGTAACGAGATACCAACTCGGCTTCGTCTTCCAAGCGGCCTCGGTGACGACGCCATTCAACGCGTCCATTCCCCATGGGACCTGCGAGTTCGCCATGAACTCTGCCATCTCAGGCTTTACGTCACCGGCAAACGATGCTGGAAACTTTTCCCGGTCGAGAAGCAGGAAGCCGTCCTGTGGCGGCAGAATCGGGGGGACCGGTGCACCGGGAGGAGGGTTCTTGATCAGAGAGCTGACAGATTCGCCATTGTCTGGGGCGAATGCGGCGATGTAAACAAGCCCAGCGACCTTAGGGTCCGATCCCGCCTGGCTGATGACCGCCCCACCGTACGAATGGCCAACGAGAATTACGGGACCATTCAATGCGGCGATAGATCTCTTCGTTACCGCTACATCATCCACAAGAGATATTGTGGGATTCTGAACGACCGTGACGGTATATCCCTTCTTCTTGAGGATGTTGTAGACACCTTCCCATCCAGAGCCGTCTACGAATCCACCATGGACGAGCACAACGTTCTTTACGGCAGGTGCACTAGCCGTTTGAGAACGGGCGATTACACCCGTGAACATAAGGGCGACAGCGGGCAACAGCCGCCACAGACTTCGTTGAAACTTCATTCTTCCTCCCGGAGTCCGGGCCTTGTTCGGCCACAGATCTCTTGATGTTGTTTGTAGATTCTGACACTATGAACAACAAGTTCCGAATAGTTAACGTCTGTTGAGGGATCATCAACAATGGATTTTTCATCCAGGCAGCTAAAAGCTTTTCATCTGGTCGCACGGCATCGGAGCTTTGCGCGTGCCGCTGAAGAACTCCTCATCACTCCGTCGGGATTGAGTGTGTTGATCCGCGAGCTGGAGCGACAACTCGGATTCCGTCTGTTCGACCGCACGACCAGACAGGTCACCTTGACAGCTTTCGGAGGTGAACTGATTGCGGTAACGGAACCGAGTCTGGGAGCGTTGGATGCGGCCATGTCTCGTATCGAGCAAGTGGCCAAAGGCCGGGAACGCTGGATCTCAGTCGGAACAACTCCCTGGCTTGCGGCGAATGTACTACCGCTGGCAATCAAGCAATTTCGCAAGGGGCGTCCAGATCTGCATATTCGCTTATTCGACGGCTGGCTGGACGAGATCCAGCAGCGGGTGCAAGCCGGAAAGCTTGATATGGGAGTTGGGATCTTCAAGAACTCCTCGGGAATGAGGAGGAGTCCACTTTTTCGCTTTGCACTGATGGCAGTCTTCCCGGATCAGGGGGCTGCGATCAACAGCGCACCGACGCGATGGTCCTCTCTCAGCGAGCAGAGATTAATCTCACTGACCAAGGACTATCCCCATCAGTTGATTATCGACAAGCAGCTGGCTAAGGTTGGCATCGTTTGCAGACGCGAACAGACCGTGAAGCTACTGGAGACGCAGATTGCACTGGTGGAGGCCAAGGAAGGTATCGCCGTCATTCCTTCGTTTGGCATGCTCGCCTGCCGTAACCGCAAGGTCACCATGAGCGCGCTGATTGACCCGGTGGTGAGCCTTGACTTTTATCAGATTAGCAACCGCGGCAGCCGTTTGTCAGAGGACGCTAAAGAGTTCAGCCGGTTCTTGAAGACGTATCTTGCCAACTGGGCAGGCAGTTCGAGCGTTCGATAGCATTCTTCAGCCCCTGAACGAGAAAGGCCCCGGCAGGATGAGCCGGGGCTTTCGGGTCTGCGCTGGTTGGGTTCTTGTGCGTTAGTTGTGGTCCCGATCGTGACCGTGATTGCTGCGGTCATCGTGGTCTCCGTGGTCTTTATCGTGTCCATAGGCGTGGCCTTCTCCGCGGCCATGGTCGTGGTCCTCGCGGTCCCAATGGCCCTCGTGAATCTGCCAGCCCTGGGGATAGCGATCGTAATGCGGGTGGGTCCAGTAGGCTCCGGGATAAGGCGGGTGGTCATAGTGACCGCGGATCCAGCGGTAGTGGTTTCCCTGGGGAGCCCAGAAGCCCTCCATCCAGACGACGTCGGGTGCGGGGGGTGGCGGCGGAGGGGGTTCGTAGCGGATCGGCGGGGGCGGTGTTCCGATGTAGACCGATATCTGCGAGTGTGCCGGTGCTGTAATGATTGCCGCGAGGAAGATTCCGAAGGCCAAACTTTGTTTCATGCAGGTTTCCTTAAATGCTGAAGTGGGGAGGGCCGATCCGCGTTGGATGGGATGTAGAAGTTGACTCTGATATGCCAGTTGAGGTCGATCGTACGGAGAGAGGGTGGCAAGGGCTATGGCACTTGAGTGGGATATGTAGGGGCGCGGTTCAGTCTGGATGTTAGTGACGGGTTTCGGTGGAGGCGGTGGTGTGGGTGGTCTGG
The Edaphobacter lichenicola genome window above contains:
- a CDS encoding alpha/beta hydrolase, with the translated sequence MKFQRSLWRLLPAVALMFTGVIARSQTASAPAVKNVVLVHGGFVDGSGWEGVYNILKKKGYTVTVVQNPTISLVDDVAVTKRSIAALNGPVILVGHSYGGAVISQAGSDPKVAGLVYIAAFAPDNGESVSSLIKNPPPGAPVPPILPPQDGFLLLDREKFPASFAGDVKPEMAEFMANSQVPWGMDALNGVVTEAAWKTKPSWYLVTTDDRMIPPDAQRAMSKRAGSKVVEVKGSHSVYVSRPDAVASLIEQAAAGSSTSKQ
- a CDS encoding LysR family transcriptional regulator: MDFSSRQLKAFHLVARHRSFARAAEELLITPSGLSVLIRELERQLGFRLFDRTTRQVTLTAFGGELIAVTEPSLGALDAAMSRIEQVAKGRERWISVGTTPWLAANVLPLAIKQFRKGRPDLHIRLFDGWLDEIQQRVQAGKLDMGVGIFKNSSGMRRSPLFRFALMAVFPDQGAAINSAPTRWSSLSEQRLISLTKDYPHQLIIDKQLAKVGIVCRREQTVKLLETQIALVEAKEGIAVIPSFGMLACRNRKVTMSALIDPVVSLDFYQISNRGSRLSEDAKEFSRFLKTYLANWAGSSSVR
- a CDS encoding YXWGXW repeat-containing protein; amino-acid sequence: MKQSLAFGIFLAAIITAPAHSQISVYIGTPPPPIRYEPPPPPPPAPDVVWMEGFWAPQGNHYRWIRGHYDHPPYPGAYWTHPHYDRYPQGWQIHEGHWDREDHDHGRGEGHAYGHDKDHGDHDDRSNHGHDRDHN